A genomic stretch from Komagataeibacter xylinus includes:
- the grxB gene encoding glutaredoxin 2 — MKLYIYDHCPFCVKPRMIFGLKHMPVTDIVLLNDDVETPTRMIGRKMVPILEQDGHFMGESMDIVAHVDAMDGRPLLTGPTRPEIIAWMKEMHEPYLNLTLPRTAATPLPEFATTAARLYFIRNKEEMVGPFYQRLAESPALIARINAALPRLAELIRSPAAVNGQLSTDDIHLFPFLRNLTLVAGIVWPMPVRAYCTHMAQATGIPLLDSMAA; from the coding sequence ATGAAACTCTATATCTACGATCACTGCCCCTTCTGCGTGAAGCCACGCATGATTTTTGGCCTCAAGCACATGCCGGTGACCGATATCGTGCTGCTCAATGATGACGTGGAAACCCCCACCCGCATGATTGGCCGCAAGATGGTGCCGATTTTGGAACAGGACGGCCATTTCATGGGGGAAAGCATGGATATTGTCGCCCATGTCGATGCCATGGATGGCAGGCCCCTGCTGACCGGCCCCACGCGGCCTGAAATCATTGCGTGGATGAAGGAGATGCACGAACCCTACCTGAACCTGACATTGCCGCGCACGGCGGCAACGCCCCTGCCGGAATTCGCCACTACGGCAGCGCGGCTGTATTTCATCCGCAACAAGGAGGAGATGGTCGGCCCGTTTTATCAGCGCCTGGCCGAAAGCCCGGCCCTGATCGCCCGCATCAACGCGGCACTCCCCCGCCTTGCCGAACTGATCCGCAGCCCTGCCGCCGTAAACGGCCAGCTTTCAACCGATGACATCCATCTCTTTCCTTTTCTGCGCAACCTGACACTGGTGGCGGGCATTGTATGGCCCATGCCGGTGCGGGCGTATTGCACGCATATGGCGCAGGCCACCGGCATTCCGCTGCTCGACTCCATGGCGGCCTGA
- a CDS encoding deoxyribodipyrimidine photo-lyase codes for MPDYAPTIMWFRDDLRLADNPALSAAVAAGPVICVHIHDPALKLGGAEKWWLHGALEALDADLRARGGQLCLMAGPEQESLLWLAQTLGARGVEWNRRYAGPARTRDAAIKTALKAGGLTAQSHPGNMLHEPWQVRTKQGGSFRVFTPWWRAVQAMGAPLPPLPVPHGLDAALAAAPMPPAVTSRLVKLAALSLRPTTPDWAAGLRATWQPGETAALDRLDTFLEERLHGYATARDLPARPATSGLSPCLRFGHISPRQAWHAVEERGPGDGDSARFLSELGWRDFAHSTLFDFPDMATRSLRPEFDAMPWRTDPAGLRAWQRGRTGYPIIDAGMRELWHTGCMHNRVRMIVASFLTKHLLLDWRVGERWFADTLVDADAASNPFNWQWVAGCGLDAAPYFRIFNPVLQGEKFDPEGTYVRHWVPELAHLPGRSIHTPWKTDLPAGTRYPTPVVDLAGGRARALAAWKAL; via the coding sequence ATGCCTGATTATGCTCCCACCATCATGTGGTTTCGTGATGATCTGCGGCTGGCCGATAACCCGGCCCTGTCTGCCGCGGTGGCGGCGGGGCCGGTAATATGCGTGCATATCCATGACCCCGCGCTGAAGCTGGGCGGGGCTGAAAAATGGTGGCTGCATGGCGCGCTTGAGGCCCTTGATGCCGACCTGCGCGCACGGGGTGGGCAGTTATGCCTCATGGCCGGACCGGAACAGGAAAGCCTTTTGTGGCTTGCGCAGACTCTGGGCGCGCGTGGCGTGGAATGGAACCGCCGTTACGCAGGGCCTGCCCGCACGCGTGATGCCGCGATCAAGACCGCGCTGAAAGCCGGGGGCCTGACAGCACAGAGCCACCCCGGCAACATGCTGCATGAGCCATGGCAGGTGCGCACGAAGCAGGGCGGCTCCTTTCGCGTTTTCACGCCATGGTGGCGGGCGGTGCAGGCCATGGGGGCGCCACTGCCGCCGCTACCCGTGCCGCATGGGCTGGATGCCGCCCTGGCAGCCGCCCCTATGCCGCCTGCCGTAACCAGTCGGCTCGTGAAGCTGGCCGCCCTGTCGCTGCGCCCCACCACGCCGGACTGGGCGGCGGGCCTGCGCGCCACATGGCAACCCGGCGAGACAGCGGCCCTTGATCGGCTTGATACATTCCTAGAAGAGCGCCTGCACGGTTACGCCACCGCACGTGACCTGCCCGCCCGGCCCGCCACATCGGGCCTGTCGCCGTGCCTGCGCTTTGGCCATATCTCGCCCCGGCAGGCCTGGCACGCGGTGGAGGAACGTGGGCCGGGCGACGGTGACAGCGCGCGCTTCCTGAGCGAACTGGGGTGGCGTGATTTCGCCCATTCCACCCTGTTCGACTTTCCCGATATGGCAACGCGCAGCCTGCGGCCCGAATTCGACGCCATGCCCTGGCGTACCGACCCCGCCGGGTTGCGGGCCTGGCAGCGCGGGCGCACCGGCTACCCTATTATCGACGCAGGCATGCGGGAATTGTGGCATACAGGCTGCATGCATAACCGCGTGCGCATGATCGTGGCGTCTTTCCTGACCAAGCACCTGCTGCTGGACTGGCGAGTGGGCGAACGATGGTTTGCCGATACGCTGGTGGATGCCGATGCGGCGAGCAACCCGTTCAACTGGCAGTGGGTGGCCGGATGCGGGCTGGATGCGGCCCCGTATTTCCGTATTTTCAACCCGGTGCTGCAGGGAGAGAAATTCGACCCCGAAGGCACATATGTGCGGCACTGGGTGCCCGAACTTGCGCACCTGCCGGGGCGCTCCATCCACACGCCATGGAAAACCGACCTGCCCGCAGGCACGCGCTACCCCACCCCCGTAGTGGATCTGGCAGGCGGACGGGCCCGCGCATTGGCGGCATGGAAAGCACTCTAG
- a CDS encoding YidB family protein, whose product MATTRTDQIGQAAGKVADVLTGARTDTSGLMSAVIAYMGNANSPGRKDLHARARKAGLEDQVTRWENHPTNTSVDENVVTTLIPDPVIGRFSDETGLSRTATIKGLSDLLPHLARLDG is encoded by the coding sequence ATGGCTACCACCCGTACTGACCAGATCGGACAGGCCGCAGGTAAGGTTGCTGATGTGCTGACCGGTGCCCGTACCGATACATCGGGCCTGATGAGCGCGGTCATTGCCTATATGGGCAATGCCAACAGCCCCGGCCGCAAGGACCTGCATGCCCGCGCCCGCAAGGCCGGGCTGGAAGATCAGGTTACCCGCTGGGAAAACCACCCCACCAACACATCGGTTGATGAGAATGTGGTGACAACCCTGATCCCTGACCCCGTCATTGGACGATTCTCGGATGAAACAGGGCTGTCACGCACTGCCACCATCAAGGGGCTGAGCGACCTGCTGCCCCACCTTGCGCGACTGGATGGCTGA
- a CDS encoding SDR family NAD(P)-dependent oxidoreductase encodes MNNAHSPAPAHTPGVVIVTGGSRGIGHAISTLLAREGHAVAINYATNAAPAEALAQAITEQGGRAMAIKADLSQPDEIRALFTRAHELGPLWGLVNNAGVTGTKVRVEEQTAETLDALFNINVRATMLAAGEAVRRMSTRHGGRGGVIVNLSSVAARLGGLPGLVPYAATKAAVETFTRGLANEVAREGIRVNAVAPGLTATDMVPPETAKLAETVVPMGRVGHVDEIAQAVAFLLSPASSYMTGSVMTVSGGR; translated from the coding sequence ATGAACAATGCCCATTCCCCCGCACCGGCTCACACTCCCGGCGTTGTGATCGTAACGGGGGGCAGCCGGGGCATTGGCCATGCCATCAGCACCCTGCTTGCGCGTGAGGGGCATGCGGTGGCCATCAATTACGCCACCAACGCCGCCCCGGCCGAGGCGCTGGCACAAGCCATTACCGAACAGGGCGGCCGGGCGATGGCTATCAAGGCCGATCTCTCCCAACCTGACGAGATCCGCGCCCTGTTCACGCGCGCGCATGAACTCGGGCCACTATGGGGGCTGGTCAACAACGCGGGCGTGACCGGCACCAAGGTGCGGGTGGAAGAACAGACTGCCGAGACGCTCGATGCGCTGTTCAATATCAATGTCCGCGCCACCATGCTCGCGGCGGGCGAGGCGGTGCGCCGCATGTCCACCCGCCATGGCGGCAGGGGGGGCGTGATCGTGAACCTGTCTTCCGTTGCGGCACGGCTGGGCGGATTGCCGGGACTTGTGCCCTATGCCGCCACCAAGGCGGCGGTCGAGACATTTACGCGTGGCCTGGCCAATGAGGTCGCGCGCGAGGGCATTCGCGTCAATGCGGTGGCACCCGGCCTGACCGCGACCGACATGGTGCCCCCCGAGACCGCGAAACTGGCCGAAACCGTGGTGCCCATGGGCCGCGTGGGCCATGTGGACGAGATTGCGCAGGCGGTGGCGTTCCTGCTTTCGCCCGCGTCATCCTACATGACGGGCAGCGTCATGACGGTATCGGGCGGGCGGTGA
- a CDS encoding IS5 family transposase, which yields MFLLSEGQGRPVRLHLTTGQISDFREADILLADLPDGTEKVIGDRGYDSNRIRRPLTGWNITACIPLKKNRKSKLPYNWHFYKKRHLIENMFAKLKDWRRIATRYAHCAHTFMSAIHFAASFIFYLKE from the coding sequence GTGTTTTTGCTGTCAGAGGGCCAGGGGCGGCCTGTCCGCCTGCATCTGACTACAGGACAGATCAGCGACTTCAGAGAGGCTGATATACTGCTTGCAGACCTTCCCGACGGGACAGAAAAAGTGATCGGTGACCGGGGCTATGACAGCAACCGGATCAGACGCCCTCTCACAGGGTGGAACATCACTGCCTGCATTCCACTGAAGAAGAATAGAAAATCAAAACTACCTTACAACTGGCACTTTTATAAAAAGCGTCACCTTATCGAAAACATGTTCGCAAAGCTGAAAGACTGGCGACGTATTGCGACCAGATACGCGCACTGCGCTCATACATTTATGTCTGCCATCCACTTCGCCGCAAGCTTCATCTTCTATCTCAAAGAATGA
- a CDS encoding IS5 family transposase, whose product MKQPGFFDVDERLARLSGLGDQLEAFSRTVDFEAFRPDLEKALAYSDRSKGGRPPFDPVLMFKILVIQTLNNLSDERTEYLINDRLSFMRFLGLGLSDRVPDAKTVWLFRERLTEAGAIQKLFERFDATLRNAGYLPMSGQILDATLVAAPKQRNTKGEKADLRAGRIPEDWQDKPAKMSHKDRHARWTLKFTKAKRQDDGTIPSSDLAIPFFGYKSHISIDRKFRFIRKWKTTDAAASDGARLREGLLDKTNTASSVWADTAYRSKANEDFMDKEGFVSKVHRKKPHLKPMPRHIQKSNAGKSVIRSRVEHVFADQKSQTGLFIRTVGITRATMRIGLANIVYNMRRFLFLERLNASA is encoded by the coding sequence ATGAAGCAGCCGGGTTTCTTTGATGTTGACGAGCGGCTTGCCCGGTTAAGCGGGCTTGGCGATCAGTTGGAGGCATTTTCCCGGACTGTGGATTTTGAGGCGTTCCGCCCTGATCTGGAGAAGGCTCTGGCCTATTCAGACAGGAGCAAAGGCGGCCGTCCCCCGTTCGATCCGGTGCTGATGTTCAAGATCCTGGTCATCCAGACGCTGAACAATCTCTCCGACGAGCGAACGGAATATCTGATCAACGACCGCCTGTCCTTCATGCGTTTCCTCGGTCTGGGACTGTCGGACCGGGTGCCCGATGCCAAAACGGTCTGGCTGTTTCGCGAGCGTCTGACCGAGGCAGGCGCCATCCAGAAGCTGTTCGAGCGCTTTGACGCCACCCTGCGTAACGCTGGGTATCTGCCGATGTCCGGCCAGATCCTGGATGCCACGCTGGTGGCAGCGCCAAAGCAGCGCAATACCAAAGGGGAGAAAGCGGATCTCCGGGCGGGACGTATTCCAGAAGACTGGCAGGACAAGCCCGCAAAGATGTCGCACAAGGATCGTCATGCACGATGGACACTTAAGTTCACGAAGGCGAAGCGGCAGGACGATGGAACCATACCGTCGAGCGATCTCGCCATCCCGTTCTTTGGCTACAAATCCCACATCTCCATCGACCGGAAGTTTCGGTTCATCCGAAAATGGAAGACGACGGATGCCGCCGCCAGTGATGGTGCGCGATTGAGAGAGGGGCTGTTAGATAAAACCAATACGGCCTCAAGCGTTTGGGCTGATACAGCTTATCGCTCGAAAGCGAATGAGGACTTCATGGACAAAGAGGGTTTTGTCTCAAAGGTTCACAGAAAAAAGCCGCATCTCAAGCCTATGCCCCGACATATCCAGAAATCGAATGCTGGAAAGTCCGTGATCCGATCACGCGTCGAGCACGTCTTTGCCGACCAGAAATCACAGACGGGATTGTTCATCCGAACTGTCGGTATCACCCGGGCCACCATGAGGATCGGGCTGGCCAATATCGTCTACAACATGCGCCGCTTCCTCTTCCTCGAAAGGTTGAACGCGAGCGCGTAG
- a CDS encoding SWIM zinc finger family protein, with protein MGNKCTCPSRKFPCKHVEGSKNRWLMRLARDFRVLAI; from the coding sequence ATGGGCAATAAATGCACCTGTCCCTCACGCAAATTTCCCTGCAAGCACGTGGAGGGATCGAAGAACCGTTGGTTGATGCGCCTGGCTCGTGATTTCAGGGTTTTGGCGATTTGA
- a CDS encoding phosphatase PAP2 family protein, which yields MRLDRSAMARRLAACAVMGQLAMLPVVACAHPHAHHHTGPVHHHPAAQADVPAGPPLPDGQIFLPPPPGPDTAQRAADASIFAATRALEGTPRWKLAQADNRDTPAHMVSAFSCAAGFTLPPEQLPELVGLVARIEKRLTPAVNAEKALWNRPRPFTEAELSTCIPLRADLKRDPSYPSLHATLGWVTGLILSDILPERTATIMQRARVFGESRVVCGVQWQSDVAAGWLNGGVLYSAMEQDDGFRQEMDAARAEVTALHATMAAPPAAECAIEADAAAHPPQ from the coding sequence ATGCGTCTCGATCGTTCTGCCATGGCGCGCAGGCTGGCCGCCTGTGCCGTAATGGGGCAACTGGCCATGCTGCCTGTGGTGGCCTGCGCGCATCCGCATGCCCATCATCATACTGGCCCTGTCCATCACCATCCTGCCGCGCAGGCCGATGTGCCAGCAGGGCCGCCTTTGCCTGACGGGCAGATATTCCTGCCGCCCCCGCCCGGCCCGGACACGGCGCAGCGCGCGGCTGATGCCTCCATCTTTGCCGCGACCCGCGCCCTTGAAGGCACGCCACGGTGGAAACTCGCCCAGGCCGATAACCGCGATACACCCGCGCATATGGTCTCGGCCTTTTCCTGCGCTGCGGGCTTTACCCTGCCGCCCGAGCAGTTGCCCGAGCTCGTGGGCCTTGTGGCGCGGATCGAAAAGCGTCTCACACCTGCCGTCAATGCCGAGAAAGCGCTATGGAATCGCCCCCGCCCCTTTACCGAGGCCGAGCTTTCCACCTGCATCCCGCTCCGCGCCGACCTCAAGCGTGATCCGTCCTATCCCTCCCTCCACGCCACGCTGGGCTGGGTAACGGGGCTGATCCTGTCTGATATCCTGCCTGAGCGCACAGCCACGATCATGCAGCGTGCCCGCGTGTTCGGCGAGAGCCGCGTGGTGTGTGGCGTGCAGTGGCAGAGTGATGTCGCAGCGGGGTGGCTCAATGGCGGGGTGCTGTATTCGGCCATGGAGCAGGATGACGGTTTCCGGCAGGAAATGGATGCCGCGCGGGCGGAAGTAACGGCGCTGCACGCCACCATGGCAGCCCCCCCTGCGGCCGAATGCGCTATCGAGGCTGACGCCGCAGCCCATCCGCCCCAATAA
- a CDS encoding AAA family ATPase, with protein MLCVLHGSIHRGSRDSGALVRCVVQAQPDLGLPDKDLPAAPRHDGENPPTATEWKRLGHALEEIRLQHANDRGYVDAWLDELSHATGLGSVASEVLGLAMCYRLNGHFEQLWDDLCENRSRGPFLCEDIPLLHLLLGQEEDAIATALAPDGQLRMSGLMTVDEDGDITLLPRLMALMNRRASVVGDIRSMLLGQPRTATLPWEAFAHLGQQAEIAARLLRAAVATHASGINILLYGPPGTGKTEFAATLAKHIGATLYPVGEADSAGDEPSRHERLADLRCSTRLLRNTESILLFDEAEDLFTSSLFDAPQSYSRVFFHRLLEQGGTPVIWTANDLDTLGPAIARRMALCIEVRQPGIGVRTRLWQDMAREEKVALAPQDAADLARTIPAAPGIFRNALRSTHLAGGDSAMASLIATGIARAAAGGQMPMPSQPDVTDYDATLINADCDLQALTRRLARPGAPRAVSLLLSGPPGSGKSAYARHLAAEMDMPVLQKRASDLLDKYVGQSEQQIAAAFAEAVDSGAFLIIDEADSLLGDRRSAERSWEISQVNEMLTWMEQHPLPFACTTNLVEKLDPASMRRFLFRARFGYLNTVQAVHAFSRFFGQEAPAALRHLHTLVPSDFALVLRRARLLDENPTPDELLERLRAETAGREGNRKIGFLS; from the coding sequence ATGCTGTGCGTGCTGCATGGTTCGATCCATCGCGGATCGCGTGATTCCGGTGCTCTCGTGCGCTGCGTGGTGCAGGCCCAGCCCGATCTTGGCCTGCCCGACAAGGACCTGCCCGCCGCCCCCCGGCATGATGGCGAGAACCCGCCCACCGCCACGGAATGGAAGCGCCTCGGCCACGCACTGGAGGAAATCCGCCTCCAGCATGCAAACGACCGGGGATACGTGGATGCCTGGCTTGATGAACTCAGCCACGCCACCGGCCTTGGCAGCGTTGCCAGCGAGGTACTCGGCCTTGCCATGTGCTACCGCCTGAACGGGCATTTCGAACAGTTATGGGATGACCTGTGCGAAAACCGCTCGCGCGGGCCATTCCTGTGCGAGGACATTCCGCTGCTCCACCTGCTGCTTGGCCAGGAGGAGGACGCGATTGCCACAGCCCTCGCCCCCGATGGCCAGTTGCGCATGAGCGGGCTGATGACCGTGGACGAGGATGGCGACATCACGCTCCTGCCCCGCCTGATGGCGCTGATGAACCGCCGCGCCAGCGTGGTGGGCGATATCCGCTCCATGCTGCTCGGCCAGCCCCGCACCGCCACCCTGCCATGGGAGGCCTTTGCCCATCTGGGCCAGCAGGCCGAGATTGCGGCAAGGCTGCTCAGGGCGGCCGTGGCCACCCATGCCAGCGGCATCAACATCCTGCTTTATGGCCCGCCGGGCACCGGCAAGACCGAGTTCGCGGCCACCCTTGCAAAGCATATAGGGGCGACGCTGTACCCCGTGGGCGAGGCCGACAGCGCGGGCGATGAACCATCGCGCCATGAGCGCCTGGCCGACCTGCGGTGCAGCACGCGCCTGCTGCGCAACACCGAGTCCATCCTCCTGTTCGACGAGGCGGAGGACCTGTTTACCTCCAGCCTGTTCGACGCGCCGCAATCCTACAGCCGCGTGTTCTTCCACCGCCTGCTCGAGCAGGGGGGCACGCCGGTGATCTGGACCGCCAACGACCTCGATACCCTCGGCCCCGCCATTGCCCGGCGCATGGCGCTGTGCATCGAGGTGCGCCAGCCTGGCATCGGCGTGCGCACGCGGCTGTGGCAGGACATGGCGCGTGAGGAGAAAGTGGCCCTCGCCCCGCAGGATGCGGCTGATCTTGCCCGCACCATTCCGGCGGCCCCTGGCATCTTTCGCAACGCACTGCGCTCCACCCATCTGGCAGGCGGCGATTCGGCCATGGCCAGCCTGATCGCCACCGGCATCGCGCGCGCCGCCGCAGGCGGGCAGATGCCCATGCCATCACAGCCCGACGTAACGGATTATGACGCGACCCTCATCAACGCCGATTGCGACCTGCAGGCGCTGACAAGGCGCCTCGCCCGCCCCGGCGCACCGCGTGCGGTCTCCCTCCTGCTGTCCGGGCCGCCGGGATCGGGCAAAAGTGCGTATGCCCGCCACCTTGCAGCCGAGATGGACATGCCGGTGCTGCAGAAGCGGGCCTCCGACCTGCTGGATAAATATGTAGGCCAGAGCGAGCAGCAGATTGCCGCAGCCTTTGCCGAGGCTGTCGATAGCGGGGCCTTCCTGATCATTGACGAGGCCGACAGCCTGCTCGGCGACCGCCGCTCCGCCGAGCGGTCATGGGAGATCAGCCAGGTCAACGAGATGCTGACCTGGATGGAGCAGCACCCGCTGCCATTTGCCTGCACCACCAACCTTGTCGAAAAGCTGGACCCGGCCAGCATGCGGCGCTTCCTGTTCCGCGCGCGCTTTGGCTACCTGAACACGGTACAGGCGGTGCACGCGTTCTCGCGCTTTTTCGGGCAGGAGGCACCGGCTGCCCTGCGGCATCTGCACACTCTCGTGCCATCGGACTTCGCGCTGGTGCTGCGCCGGGCGCGGCTGCTTGATGAAAACCCCACGCCCGACGAACTACTCGAACGCCTGCGCGCGGAAACCGCAGGTCGCGAGGGCAACCGCAAGATCGGTTTCCTGTCCTGA